A genomic window from Dechloromonas sp. A34 includes:
- a CDS encoding MBL fold metallo-hydrolase codes for MIRFASLGSGSAGNSLLVESGDTCLMLDCGFGLRETVARLARLRRQPADLTGVLVTHEHGDHLGGACRLARKFSLPVWMTHGTWCAAREPNAGLDLHVIDSSCPLVIGRLEVQPFPVPHDAREPVQYVFSDSAHRLGVLTDIGEITPHVRDVLSGCDGLVLECNHDAAMLAASSYPLAVKRRIAGRLGHLENSAAANLLSQIDCSRLQHLVAAHLSERNNLPKLAVGALARVLGCAESWVGVATPDSGFDWRQIV; via the coding sequence GTGATACGGTTCGCCTCGCTCGGCAGCGGCAGTGCGGGTAACTCGCTGCTGGTCGAGAGTGGCGACACCTGCCTGATGCTCGATTGCGGGTTCGGGTTGCGGGAAACCGTGGCCCGGCTTGCCCGACTTAGGCGTCAGCCGGCCGATTTGACCGGCGTCCTTGTCACTCACGAGCATGGCGATCACCTTGGCGGTGCTTGTCGACTCGCCCGGAAATTCTCGCTTCCAGTCTGGATGACTCATGGCACCTGGTGCGCAGCTCGTGAGCCCAATGCCGGACTGGATCTCCATGTAATCGACAGCAGTTGTCCGCTGGTTATTGGCCGGCTCGAGGTGCAGCCTTTTCCTGTTCCGCATGACGCGCGCGAGCCGGTCCAATACGTGTTTTCGGATTCGGCGCATCGTCTGGGGGTGCTGACCGACATTGGCGAAATCACGCCACATGTTCGTGACGTTTTGTCAGGCTGCGACGGTTTGGTTCTCGAGTGCAACCATGATGCTGCAATGTTGGCTGCATCGTCCTATCCACTTGCGGTGAAACGACGCATTGCCGGTCGTTTAGGTCATCTCGAAAATTCTGCGGCAGCCAACCTGCTCAGCCAGATTGATTGTTCCCGCCTGCAACATCTGGTTGCAGCTCACCTTAGCGAGCGCAACAACCTGCCGAAACTGGCGGTTGGTGCCTTAGCGCGGGTCTTGGGGTGCGCCGAGAGTTGGGTCGGTGTGGCTACGCCAGATTCGGGGTTCGACTGGCGGCAGATTGTATGA
- a CDS encoding PEP-CTERM sorting domain-containing protein, whose amino-acid sequence MKFLLLPLLTAVALSVFAPWAQAGTVTVTFAGTVSGYWSLPIVEDDFPIGTSVGMTLVYGDGFIGLPASQLYLGMSTTASGTLTLGSSSYMLNAMELTSYSFGSTLDDPAPIMSFHVTGTGPATDENEPFSGLMFSIFNSNPQGGAPLVGFGNVNWMVADNGYLFASGSSSYVQIENPIPEPSSLLLTLAGLALLRRRFPRT is encoded by the coding sequence ATGAAATTTCTCTTACTCCCTTTGCTGACGGCGGTGGCCTTGTCCGTTTTTGCACCCTGGGCGCAGGCGGGAACTGTCACGGTCACATTTGCCGGCACGGTCAGTGGCTATTGGTCACTACCGATTGTCGAGGATGATTTTCCGATTGGCACTTCAGTTGGAATGACCCTAGTTTATGGCGACGGGTTTATCGGTCTGCCGGCATCTCAGCTTTATCTGGGGATGAGTACAACGGCAAGTGGAACCCTGACACTCGGCTCCTCCAGTTACATGCTCAACGCCATGGAACTGACGTCCTATAGCTTTGGCTCCACTCTTGATGATCCTGCGCCAATTATGAGTTTTCATGTGACTGGTACGGGCCCGGCTACGGACGAAAATGAGCCGTTCTCAGGGCTAATGTTCTCGATATTCAACAGCAATCCTCAGGGAGGCGCCCCCCTTGTCGGCTTTGGGAACGTGAATTGGATGGTCGCAGATAACGGCTACCTGTTTGCATCGGGTAGTTCGAGCTATGTTCAGATCGAGAATCCGATTCCGGAACCGTCTTCCTTGTTGTTAACCCTGGCGGGGCTGGCGTTGTTGAGGCGGCGCTTCCCTAGAACTTGA
- a CDS encoding acetyl-CoA carboxylase carboxyltransferase subunit alpha, with the protein MKTSFLDFEQSIADLEAKIEELRFVQDDSAVDISEEIERLEKKSGQLTKDIYAKLSPWQISQVARHPQRPYTLDYLSLIFTDFEELHGDRAFADDHAIVGGLARFNGQPVMVIGHQKGRDTKEKIYRNFGMPRPEGYRKALRLMKLAEKFGLPVMTFVDTPGAYPGIDAEERGQSEAIGRNLYVMAELKVPVIVTIIGEGGSGGALAIAVGDVVQMLQYSTYSVISPEGCASILWKSAEKAPEAAETMGITAQRLKTLGLIDKIVNEPLGGAHRDHAAMAQSLKKALQDALKQFSGQSASELVATRYERLMSYGRFKEQAVS; encoded by the coding sequence ATGAAAACAAGTTTCCTCGACTTCGAGCAGTCCATCGCTGATCTCGAAGCCAAGATCGAAGAGCTGCGCTTTGTTCAGGATGATTCCGCCGTCGATATCTCGGAAGAAATCGAACGTCTGGAAAAAAAGAGCGGTCAGCTGACCAAGGATATCTACGCCAAGCTCTCGCCCTGGCAGATTTCTCAGGTGGCCCGCCATCCGCAGCGGCCCTACACTCTGGATTACCTGTCGCTGATCTTCACCGATTTCGAAGAGTTGCACGGTGACCGCGCCTTTGCCGACGACCACGCGATTGTCGGTGGCTTGGCCCGCTTCAATGGCCAGCCGGTGATGGTGATCGGTCACCAGAAGGGGCGCGATACCAAGGAAAAAATCTACCGCAACTTCGGCATGCCGCGCCCGGAAGGTTATCGCAAGGCACTGCGCCTGATGAAGCTGGCCGAGAAGTTCGGCCTGCCGGTGATGACCTTCGTTGATACGCCGGGCGCTTATCCCGGCATCGATGCCGAAGAGCGCGGCCAGTCCGAGGCGATCGGCCGCAATCTCTACGTGATGGCCGAGCTCAAGGTGCCAGTGATCGTCACCATCATCGGCGAAGGTGGTTCGGGCGGTGCGCTGGCGATTGCCGTCGGCGATGTCGTGCAGATGCTGCAATATTCGACCTACTCGGTGATCTCGCCGGAAGGCTGTGCCTCGATCCTCTGGAAGAGTGCCGAAAAGGCCCCGGAAGCTGCGGAAACCATGGGGATCACGGCGCAGCGCCTGAAGACGCTGGGCTTGATCGACAAGATCGTCAATGAGCCCCTGGGCGGCGCCCACCGCGATCACGCGGCAATGGCACAGAGCCTGAAGAAGGCCCTGCAGGATGCGCTCAAGCAATTCTCCGGGCAGTCGGCCAGCGAGCTGGTGGCGACCCGTTACGAGCGGCTGATGAGCTATGGCCGCTTCAAGGAACAGGCTGTCAGCTGA
- a CDS encoding HDOD domain-containing protein encodes MLDHPLPDIDAWALLFSNNSLPVLRVTKRRLDEMREDIERVDTRELAHLILQDPIMTVRVLAFIQPMRGRALQHDITTIASAVLMAGMNPFFRRFEDLPTVEGMLKGEDPHALLGVLQVIRRAQRAADYAQDWAIWRHDINMEEVRIAALLHDLTEILVWCFAPKLGLDIRAQQLAQPTMRSVDAQTQTIGFTFQDIQPELCRIWHLPDLLLRLLDDANAANPRVQNVALAVRLARHSSHGWEDPALPDDYRDIGHLLNITPEAVRQRLGLEPMPAREAEDD; translated from the coding sequence ATGCTCGACCACCCGCTGCCAGATATCGACGCCTGGGCCCTGCTCTTCAGCAACAACAGCCTGCCCGTGCTCCGCGTCACCAAGCGCCGGCTCGACGAAATGCGTGAGGATATAGAGCGCGTCGACACCCGGGAACTGGCCCACCTCATCCTCCAGGATCCGATCATGACGGTGCGCGTGCTGGCCTTCATCCAGCCGATGCGCGGCCGCGCCCTGCAGCACGACATCACGACCATTGCCAGCGCCGTCCTGATGGCCGGCATGAATCCATTTTTCCGGCGCTTCGAAGATCTGCCCACCGTCGAAGGCATGCTGAAGGGGGAAGACCCGCATGCCCTGCTCGGCGTCCTGCAAGTCATCCGCCGCGCCCAGCGCGCCGCCGACTATGCCCAGGACTGGGCGATCTGGCGCCACGACATCAATATGGAAGAAGTGCGCATCGCCGCCCTGCTCCACGACCTTACGGAAATCCTGGTCTGGTGTTTCGCGCCGAAGCTGGGGCTGGATATTCGCGCCCAGCAACTGGCCCAGCCGACCATGCGCAGCGTCGACGCCCAGACCCAAACCATCGGTTTCACGTTTCAGGACATTCAGCCGGAACTGTGCCGGATCTGGCACCTGCCGGACCTGCTGCTGCGCCTGCTCGACGATGCCAACGCCGCCAACCCGCGGGTCCAGAACGTCGCCCTGGCCGTTCGCCTGGCCCGGCACTCGTCGCACGGCTGGGAGGACCCGGCGCTACCCGACGATTACCGGGACATCGGCCATCTGCTCAACATCACCCCGGAAGCCGTGCGCCAGCGCCTCGGCCTGGAGCCAATGCCGGCCCGCGAGGCCGAGGACGACTAG
- the bamC gene encoding outer membrane protein assembly factor BamC, translated as MNRRLSGLTLSLLAIAMAGCSIFPDSRKIEYKSAGKVPTLEVPPDLSQVAKDDRFLVPDADGKGSATFSAYSADRTPAAQAKNATVLPEIDKVRVERSGNQRWLVVAVPADKLWDTVKDFWQETGFIINVERPDAGVMETDWAENRAKIPDDIIRNTIGKLLDSLYSTGERDKFRTRFEAGSEPGTTDVFISHRGMEEVYTSSAKDDTRWQPRPPDPELEAEMLRRLMVRLGSEEKRAEASLANVKAEPRAKLAKADDGSGTLEVYERFDRTWRRVGLALDRVGFTVEDRDRSRGLYFVRYVDPEVDNRKKDDGLMSKLAFWRSSEASASSKVQYRIHVSDAGQQSVVQVLSSEGGTDKSDTAKKILGLLLQQLQ; from the coding sequence ATGAATCGTCGGCTTTCCGGCCTTACGCTTTCCCTGCTGGCCATCGCAATGGCGGGGTGCAGCATTTTTCCTGATTCGCGCAAGATCGAGTACAAGTCGGCGGGCAAGGTGCCCACTCTCGAAGTTCCGCCGGACCTATCGCAAGTTGCCAAGGATGATCGTTTTTTGGTTCCCGACGCAGATGGCAAGGGCAGCGCGACATTCTCGGCTTATAGCGCCGATCGTACCCCGGCAGCGCAGGCAAAAAATGCGACAGTCCTGCCTGAGATCGATAAGGTTCGTGTCGAGCGTTCGGGTAATCAACGCTGGCTTGTGGTTGCCGTTCCGGCCGATAAACTGTGGGATACGGTCAAGGATTTCTGGCAGGAAACCGGTTTTATCATCAATGTCGAGCGCCCCGATGCTGGTGTGATGGAAACCGACTGGGCGGAGAATCGCGCCAAGATTCCGGACGACATTATTCGCAACACCATCGGCAAACTGCTCGACTCGCTCTATTCGACAGGGGAGCGCGACAAGTTCCGGACCCGTTTCGAGGCTGGCAGCGAGCCGGGCACCACCGATGTTTTCATCAGCCACCGCGGAATGGAAGAGGTCTACACCTCTTCGGCCAAGGATGACACACGCTGGCAGCCCCGTCCGCCCGATCCGGAGTTGGAAGCTGAAATGTTGCGGCGCCTGATGGTGCGTCTGGGTTCGGAGGAGAAGCGTGCCGAAGCGTCGCTGGCCAACGTCAAAGCCGAACCCCGCGCCAAGCTGGCCAAGGCAGACGACGGTTCCGGCACCCTCGAAGTTTACGAACGGTTCGACCGGACCTGGCGCCGGGTAGGTTTGGCGCTGGATCGTGTCGGCTTTACCGTGGAAGACCGGGACCGTTCGCGCGGGCTGTATTTTGTCCGCTATGTCGATCCCGAAGTCGATAACCGCAAGAAGGACGATGGCTTGATGTCCAAGCTTGCCTTCTGGCGGAGTTCGGAAGCATCGGCAAGTTCCAAGGTGCAGTATCGCATTCACGTCAGTGATGCCGGTCAGCAGAGTGTGGTTCAGGTGCTTTCCAGCGAAGGCGGTACCGACAAGTCGGATACCGCCAAGAAGATTCTCGGACTGCTCCTCCAGCAGTTGCAGTGA
- a CDS encoding EAL and HDOD domain-containing protein, which translates to MPSSDFLFIHPLLGADDAWSGFSVEFAPGKTSPDPLRRLKDADKLDEFDHRLPWLIPAIPEASAKSRLDERTVVIFPARPAATDAETLQLFETSLRQANRKIGLSAAPDCKLPATGTWDYLLLSASHARCLPPFALLGLCSRTILVATDIHSHADRQWLLDNACTLATGEFLLSRRAPSTKADTTRIKLLELLALIAEDADTGSLEAIFRQEPKLSYSLLRLVNSAAIAPRTPITSFSQAINLLGRRQLQRWLQLLVYADPNNGNQPNPLLQKAAARGHLLELLAPQLKPQPQVENLADAAFMIGAFSLLNVLLNMSMTEILQQLPLSDLVRSALADHGGVLGRLLLAIEAAEGRDLGNAAQRLCELEVLSSDHLDAQLEAFSWAAKIRPNA; encoded by the coding sequence ATGCCCTCTTCTGATTTTCTCTTCATACACCCGCTGCTCGGCGCGGACGATGCTTGGTCGGGTTTCAGCGTCGAGTTCGCTCCCGGAAAAACCAGCCCCGACCCTCTGCGCCGGTTGAAAGATGCGGACAAGCTGGATGAATTCGACCATCGCCTGCCATGGTTGATCCCTGCAATCCCAGAAGCGAGCGCCAAATCCCGACTGGATGAGCGCACCGTCGTCATTTTCCCGGCCCGGCCCGCCGCCACTGATGCCGAAACATTGCAGCTGTTTGAGACCAGCCTGCGCCAGGCCAACCGCAAGATCGGGCTAAGCGCCGCACCCGACTGCAAGCTACCGGCAACCGGAACCTGGGACTATCTGCTGCTCAGTGCCAGCCACGCCCGTTGCCTGCCGCCCTTTGCCTTACTCGGCCTATGCAGCCGCACCATCCTGGTTGCGACCGATATTCATAGCCATGCTGATCGCCAGTGGCTGCTCGACAACGCCTGCACCCTGGCGACCGGCGAGTTCCTGCTTTCCCGGCGCGCACCGAGCACCAAGGCCGACACCACCCGAATCAAACTCCTAGAACTGCTCGCCCTGATTGCCGAAGATGCCGACACTGGCTCCCTCGAAGCAATTTTCCGCCAGGAACCCAAGCTTTCCTACAGCCTGCTGCGCCTGGTCAATTCGGCGGCGATCGCGCCGCGTACCCCGATTACCAGTTTTTCCCAGGCCATCAACCTGCTCGGACGACGCCAGTTGCAGCGCTGGCTGCAACTACTGGTCTATGCCGATCCGAACAATGGCAATCAACCCAACCCACTGCTCCAGAAGGCCGCCGCCCGCGGTCACCTGCTCGAACTGCTCGCCCCCCAGCTGAAACCGCAACCGCAAGTCGAGAACCTGGCTGATGCCGCCTTCATGATCGGCGCCTTCTCGTTGCTCAATGTCCTGCTCAACATGTCGATGACGGAAATTCTCCAGCAGCTGCCGCTTTCCGACCTTGTGCGCTCGGCGCTGGCCGACCATGGCGGAGTGCTCGGCCGCTTGCTGCTGGCCATCGAAGCGGCCGAAGGACGTGACCTGGGAAATGCTGCTCAACGCCTGTGCGAGCTTGAAGTGCTGAGCAGTGACCATCTTGACGCCCAGTTGGAAGCATTTAGCTGGGCCGCAAAAATTCGCCCGAACGCTTAA
- a CDS encoding MBL fold metallo-hydrolase: MRYKIVPVTPFEQNCTIFWCEKTKQAAVIDPGGDLDRVRQALEAEGLTLACILVTHGHIDHAGAVATLAGQTGVPVEGPHEDDRFWIDGMAQQGKMFGFANGQSFTPTRWLKGGDKVRFGEVELDVLHCPGHTPGHVVFFHPPSQLAQVGDVLFQGSIGRTDFPKGDHETLIGSIKEQLFPLGDAVAFIPGHGPMSTFGEERKYNPFLSGRFG; encoded by the coding sequence ATGCGCTACAAGATCGTTCCTGTTACTCCATTCGAACAGAACTGCACCATTTTCTGGTGTGAAAAAACCAAACAGGCGGCGGTCATCGATCCGGGTGGCGATCTCGATCGGGTTCGGCAGGCGCTGGAGGCCGAAGGCCTGACGCTGGCCTGCATCCTGGTGACTCATGGCCATATCGATCACGCCGGCGCAGTGGCCACGCTTGCCGGACAGACCGGCGTACCGGTCGAGGGGCCGCACGAAGACGACCGTTTCTGGATCGACGGCATGGCTCAGCAGGGCAAGATGTTCGGTTTCGCCAATGGTCAGAGCTTCACGCCGACGCGCTGGCTGAAGGGTGGTGACAAGGTCCGTTTTGGCGAGGTCGAACTCGATGTGCTGCATTGCCCCGGCCACACGCCAGGCCATGTGGTCTTTTTCCATCCGCCAAGCCAGTTGGCACAGGTCGGCGATGTGCTTTTCCAGGGCTCGATCGGTCGCACCGATTTTCCCAAGGGCGATCACGAAACATTGATCGGTTCGATCAAGGAGCAGCTCTTTCCGCTCGGCGATGCGGTGGCATTCATCCCGGGCCATGGCCCGATGTCGACGTTTGGCGAAGAGCGGAAGTACAACCCCTTTCTGAGCGGGCGCTTCGGCTGA
- the dapA gene encoding 4-hydroxy-tetrahydrodipicolinate synthase produces MITGSIVAIVTPMHEDGSLDLNSLRKLVDFHVSEGTDAIVVVGTTGESPTVNVDEHCELIKVTVDHAAGRIPVIAGTGANSTAEAIELTEFAKKAGADLALSVVPYYNKPTQEGLYRHFKTIAEAVELPVLLYNVPGRTVADMSNDTILRLAQVSGIVGVKDATGNLDRASDLIARAPKEFALYSGDDMTCVASILLGFHGNISVTANVAPRLMHEMCVAAAAGDVAKAREIHFKLLGLHRDLFCEANPIPVKWAVEQLGLMPGGIRLPLTRLAEANQGRVLAAMRQAGVIA; encoded by the coding sequence ATGATTACCGGATCCATTGTCGCCATCGTTACGCCCATGCATGAGGATGGCAGCCTCGATTTGAATTCCCTGCGCAAGCTCGTCGATTTTCATGTTAGCGAAGGTACCGATGCCATCGTGGTCGTCGGTACCACCGGCGAATCGCCGACGGTCAATGTTGATGAACATTGCGAACTGATCAAAGTGACGGTCGACCATGCGGCTGGCCGCATTCCGGTCATCGCCGGCACCGGAGCCAATTCGACAGCGGAAGCGATCGAACTGACAGAATTCGCCAAGAAGGCGGGCGCTGATCTGGCGCTCTCCGTCGTGCCCTATTACAACAAGCCGACGCAGGAAGGCCTCTATCGCCACTTCAAGACGATTGCCGAAGCCGTCGAATTGCCGGTGCTGCTCTACAACGTACCGGGACGCACCGTTGCCGACATGAGCAACGACACCATCCTGCGCCTGGCCCAAGTGTCCGGCATCGTCGGTGTCAAGGATGCGACCGGCAACCTGGACCGAGCTAGCGACCTGATTGCCCGCGCTCCGAAGGAATTCGCGCTCTATAGCGGAGACGACATGACCTGTGTCGCTTCGATCCTGCTCGGCTTCCACGGCAATATTTCTGTGACCGCCAACGTTGCGCCGCGCCTGATGCACGAGATGTGCGTCGCCGCTGCTGCCGGCGATGTCGCCAAGGCGCGGGAAATTCATTTCAAGCTGCTCGGTCTGCACCGCGACCTGTTCTGCGAAGCCAACCCGATTCCGGTCAAGTGGGCAGTCGAACAACTGGGTCTGATGCCGGGTGGCATCAGACTACCCTTGACCCGTTTGGCAGAAGCCAATCAGGGTCGCGTACTGGCCGCCATGCGCCAGGCTGGCGTGATCGCCTGA
- a CDS encoding Bax inhibitor-1/YccA family protein translates to MNTHFETINQGSSGLALQQNRVLRNTYMLLALSMVPTVIGALVGIQLQFSFLAGSPFIAFMLFLGVAWGFMYGIEKNKNSALGVGLLLGFTFFMGLMLSRILQVALGFSNGSSMIAMAAAGTGAVFFTMASIASVSKRDFSNMGKFLFVGMIVILLAALANIFFQIPALALAISAAAVMIFSAYILYDISRIMQGGETNYVSATLAVYLDIYNVFVSLLHLIMAFTGDRD, encoded by the coding sequence ATGAACACCCACTTCGAGACAATCAATCAAGGCTCATCCGGCCTTGCTCTGCAACAGAACCGCGTTCTCCGCAACACCTACATGCTGCTCGCCTTGAGCATGGTGCCGACGGTTATCGGCGCATTGGTCGGCATCCAGCTGCAGTTCAGCTTCCTGGCCGGCAGCCCCTTTATTGCATTCATGCTTTTCCTCGGCGTCGCCTGGGGCTTCATGTACGGAATCGAGAAGAACAAGAACAGCGCCTTGGGGGTTGGCCTGCTGCTCGGCTTTACGTTCTTCATGGGCCTGATGCTCTCCCGCATCCTGCAAGTCGCCCTCGGTTTTTCCAATGGCAGCTCGATGATTGCGATGGCGGCCGCCGGCACCGGCGCAGTCTTCTTCACGATGGCCAGTATTGCCAGCGTCAGCAAGCGTGACTTCAGCAACATGGGCAAGTTCCTGTTCGTCGGCATGATCGTCATCCTGCTCGCCGCCCTCGCTAACATCTTCTTCCAGATTCCGGCGCTCGCGCTGGCCATTTCGGCCGCCGCCGTGATGATCTTTTCGGCCTACATCCTGTATGACATCAGCCGCATCATGCAAGGTGGCGAAACCAATTATGTCAGCGCGACTCTGGCGGTCTATCTCGACATCTACAATGTATTCGTCAGTCTGCTGCACCTGATCATGGCCTTCACGGGCGATCGCGACTAA
- the tilS gene encoding tRNA lysidine(34) synthetase TilS: MAASRNRLSADLGERVGAFLATRLALHERLCVALSGGCDSVVLTHVLSRLPLAGRLSAIHVHHGLSPNADAWADFCARYCRDLSIPLNVRRVTVGLGAGEGLEAAARRARYAAFADGAAGCLLLAQHRGDQAETLLHNLLRGTGVTGAAAMPGERRFGGLRLIRPLLDVSRSEIESYARQHGLAWVEDESNGDLSLTRNFLRHQALGLLSERFPAAESALAQGAANFAEAAALLDELAELDWTRAREGDAVRLVVLRQLSMPRLKNLLRHRLRKLGWRVPVAARLDEFARQLQTAAPDRHPELLLPEGTMRAGRGLLRWLSEK, translated from the coding sequence ATGGCCGCTTCAAGGAACAGGCTGTCAGCTGATCTCGGCGAGCGGGTCGGCGCTTTCCTGGCCACCCGCCTGGCGCTGCATGAGCGCCTTTGCGTCGCTCTTTCCGGCGGCTGCGATTCGGTCGTTCTGACCCATGTTCTGAGCCGGCTCCCGCTTGCCGGTCGTCTCTCCGCCATTCATGTCCATCATGGCCTGTCGCCCAACGCCGACGCCTGGGCTGATTTCTGTGCCCGCTATTGTCGGGATCTGAGTATTCCTTTGAACGTGCGCCGGGTCACGGTCGGCCTGGGGGCCGGAGAGGGCCTCGAGGCGGCAGCCCGTCGGGCGCGTTATGCCGCCTTTGCCGACGGTGCTGCCGGTTGCCTGCTGCTCGCCCAGCATCGGGGCGATCAGGCCGAAACATTGCTCCACAATCTGCTGCGTGGGACTGGCGTCACCGGTGCCGCCGCGATGCCGGGTGAGCGTCGGTTCGGTGGCTTGCGCCTGATCCGGCCGCTGCTCGATGTCTCCCGCTCCGAGATTGAGTCTTATGCACGTCAGCATGGTCTGGCATGGGTCGAGGATGAAAGCAATGGCGATCTTTCTCTGACTCGCAATTTCCTCCGCCACCAAGCGCTAGGTCTGTTGAGCGAACGTTTTCCTGCAGCCGAATCGGCGCTGGCGCAGGGCGCCGCCAACTTCGCCGAGGCTGCCGCCTTACTGGACGAGCTTGCTGAACTGGATTGGACTCGGGCCCGTGAAGGCGATGCGGTACGGCTCGTCGTCTTGCGCCAACTGTCTATGCCGCGGCTGAAAAATTTGTTGCGCCATCGGCTGCGGAAACTCGGCTGGCGAGTACCGGTAGCCGCGCGGCTCGACGAATTTGCCCGGCAATTGCAGACCGCGGCGCCGGATCGCCATCCGGAACTACTCTTGCCGGAGGGCACGATGCGTGCCGGGCGTGGTTTGCTGCGCTGGTTGTCGGAAAAATAA
- the rlmD gene encoding 23S rRNA (uracil(1939)-C(5))-methyltransferase RlmD codes for MPIGIIESLDHEARGITRLEGKTVFVDSALPGETVEYASFRRKPSYELAHLVAVLKPSTARVIPRCVHYGVCGGCAMQHMEPSAQVAAKQRVLEDSLWHIGRVRPETILPPIHGAPWGYRHRARLAVRKVAKKGGVLVGFHERRSSYITDMRGCDVLPPHVSALLVPLRELFAVLSVAERLPQVEIAVGEKCTALLLRILEPLNARDEQLLRDFADRHDIVFYLQPKGPDTAYRFYPVPGPRLSYTLPEFDLELDFRPTDFTQVNHAVNRLLVRRALRLLDPQAGERIADMFCGLGNFTLPIARSGATVVGIEGSEALVRRGRESATENGLDGNVAFGVANLFECTEASLVALGRFDKMLIDPPREGALELVKALGEDAPRRIVYVSCNPATLARDAAVLVSDKGYRFVAAGAVNMFPHTAHVESIAVFERP; via the coding sequence GTGCCGATCGGGATCATCGAATCGCTGGATCACGAAGCGAGGGGTATCACCCGCCTCGAAGGCAAGACTGTATTTGTCGATAGCGCCCTGCCCGGGGAGACCGTTGAATATGCCAGCTTTCGGCGAAAACCGAGCTACGAGTTGGCACATCTGGTTGCTGTTCTAAAGCCTTCGACGGCACGGGTGATTCCGCGTTGTGTGCATTACGGCGTTTGCGGCGGCTGCGCCATGCAGCATATGGAGCCATCGGCTCAGGTCGCAGCCAAGCAACGGGTGCTGGAAGACAGCCTTTGGCATATCGGGCGCGTTCGACCGGAGACCATTTTGCCGCCGATTCACGGCGCGCCCTGGGGATATCGGCATCGGGCGCGGCTCGCTGTACGTAAGGTGGCAAAAAAAGGTGGGGTGCTGGTCGGTTTTCATGAGCGGCGCAGTAGCTACATCACCGACATGCGGGGATGCGATGTATTGCCGCCGCATGTTTCGGCATTGCTCGTGCCTTTGCGCGAATTGTTCGCTGTGCTGTCGGTCGCCGAGCGCTTGCCGCAGGTAGAAATCGCTGTTGGCGAGAAATGTACTGCTCTGCTTCTGCGTATCCTGGAGCCGCTGAATGCTCGCGACGAACAACTTCTGCGCGATTTTGCCGATCGCCACGATATCGTGTTCTATCTGCAACCGAAAGGACCGGATACAGCTTATCGTTTCTATCCGGTGCCAGGGCCGCGCCTGTCGTACACCTTGCCCGAGTTTGATCTTGAGCTGGATTTTCGGCCAACCGATTTCACCCAGGTCAATCATGCGGTCAATCGCCTGCTCGTCCGCCGGGCATTGCGTTTGCTCGACCCGCAAGCCGGCGAACGCATCGCCGACATGTTCTGCGGCCTCGGCAACTTCACCCTGCCGATTGCCCGTTCCGGCGCCACCGTGGTTGGTATCGAGGGTAGCGAAGCGCTGGTTCGGCGCGGGCGCGAAAGCGCAACTGAAAATGGTTTGGACGGCAATGTCGCGTTCGGTGTCGCCAATCTGTTCGAATGTACCGAGGCGTCGCTGGTCGCACTGGGGCGCTTCGACAAGATGCTGATCGATCCTCCACGCGAAGGTGCGCTTGAGCTCGTCAAGGCGTTGGGCGAGGATGCACCGCGCCGCATCGTCTACGTCTCCTGCAATCCGGCAACGCTGGCCCGCGATGCGGCCGTTCTGGTGTCGGACAAGGGTTACCGCTTTGTTGCGGCCGGAGCGGTCAACATGTTCCCGCATACGGCGCATGTCGAGTCGATCGCCGTATTCGAACGGCCATGA